One Magnolia sinica isolate HGM2019 chromosome 2, MsV1, whole genome shotgun sequence genomic window, CATTATATGGGGCTAATAATACTGTACGGTACTACAGCTGGATTAGTGGGCCCATCTAGTCCAACTGGTCATCAATCAAGGCCATATAATGGGATCTGTGGTTGGCATAGTCTAATCTGACCACGAAATGGACCCAATGTAAAAATGTAAATGATCACGTTCAGTACATCCAGATGTGTAATTTTCCAGTGCTACAAGCCTAAAAGCACAGCTGTTTTGCTAATTGTGTTTTATATGGAAGTCATAAGATCAGTCACACGATATCAGCAGAGGCATAAACGGACCATTTGATAATGACTAGCTACTTTCAGCTACCTAATTTACAAATGGTATATAGATATTTGAAGAAGCTAAACTAGAACGACATGAATACATTCCCAACCAGTTCTTGCATTCTGCTAGTCCAGGCAACAATATAGATGTGCTTGAATGAAATTTTAGACAACCTGAATGCCAATATCGGAATGACAGAATCTCGAGATACAGAGAACCAGTCAACAAGATAACAAAACAAATACAATGATGTGAAAGAAGTAATGAGGTGATTAGAGGATCTTTACAATATGAAGTGGTGTTTCCATGCATCATATACTTACCTGAGAAGCCAAAACACGGTTATCATCAGGTGTTAACAGGACTCGTAGAGCATCATATAAACTATGGATGTTGCCTTTTGTCTGTTCCCTCATAATTTGGACTAAAAGCTCATCAATTTTTAAGTCCATGAAAATTTCCTTGAGGATCTCATTACCAGTTGCAGCTGCAGCAACAACAGAAAAACCGCTATCCAAGATGTCTTTGTTTTCTCTATAGTTGTTTAGGATATCCACAACAATCTTAGGTCCACCGCTTTGCCTAAATGTTTCTGTACTCTGAAGATCTGTAAAATGAAAAATGGGCATTAACATAGAAGGCTAAAAACATCTATAGCAGGAAACTTATGATTGTGCAAGCATGAGGTATAACAGCTTTATCATGTAATGCAAACTTAAGACTGGGTGCAAGGGTTAATTGGCACTGTAAAAAGTTGTGTTGGGCCTATTGGCGTAATATTCAAATTTTCATTACCCTACTTTAtagtctctgtctctctctctctctttttttttttttcctttgtttttgttttgttttgtttttctttttttggtaaaTGACAATAGACTAACTACAAAAAACACTGTTACCATGTTTTCTAGGAACAATAACTCAAGACTCGAAGCACCTGAGAATAACATTCTGAAGTGTGCACACTAGTCTAAGCAGAAGATATGCAACTATAAATCAAAGAACACACATCCTTCCTTTTCTCCTCGTGTTGTCTCGCTCTTATGTGCATACAATACACGCATGACATAGACAAACACATGGACTGTGGATCCACAAGTTGTACAGTATAAAACAGAAGTAATCAATTGTGATCATAGAAGTAAAAGATAAACGAGTAATTTACACCAACAGTTGAAGTGATTGAGAGAAATGAAAAGTCCTTAAGGATTGACTTCCCCTTCATTTATAAAGTCTTCATACCATGGATAAAAGTACTCAATGCCTTCAACGCTGAAACAAGAGGTCGCTCATGTCTGGCCTGAAGTGCAGCACATATGGAGGTAACCAGCTCAACTCCTCCATTCCTTGTCGCGATAGATGCATCACTTGATCCTTCAATTGAACATAAAGCATAAAGCTTGTCGAGTAGCTCGATCATCTGTTCAAGATCTACAATCGTATTGAGCTCCTCGACCTTTTGGTTACTGGGTTTTGTTGCTGATGGTTTATCATTGTCCTGCGAACTCAAACTCACCAAGTTGGCTGCTATGCCTTTCAATCCGTCCAACGACTGAATAACAGGATAATCTTTGATGCTAGTAACTCCAGGAACACATGTAACAATACCTGTGAAATCAAAATGACACAAAAGCACAAAAATGAAATTTACGTCTCCAGGAATAAAAACAAATGgtatgcatttggatgcacaagtgaattaaaTTGTGAACAATCAGTCTAATCAAGAAGAAATGACAAAACTAGGGATATTTCCCAGTATTCATTATGCGAAAATAACCCTCACATTTCAGGTGTCATTTCAAGTCTGATACAGAAGTAGCACAGTTATAATTAGGAGTCCAGACCCTCAATATAAATACCAATGAAGAAGActgcaatttggttatttccacctTACTagactaataattgcaattcaaatTGTTATGGCATCCTAACACATCCATAGTGTTCTTTCTTTTATGGTCCAATGCCCATTGAATAGATTGTTCTTTCACTGACACTCAATTTCTGGCATGTACATAGATTAAAGACACACACACGCATATGCTAATgtggggacattttcacaccgggctcgagtggggtggcctgtgggatgcaggggcacactcggggtgggtggtccgcataacccatggatttggggcttgtggaggcgggtgactcgtgtgaagcggagcccatagatttggggcccacgaggggacagaacccatggatttggggctcacgaggagggttcggctgaggacctaacccatggacttggggcctgggctatgagataaagggattaattcgccatgctctaacagttcaagcttttagaggaagtggttaattgtcctacatcaaattgatattagagcgagaggtctcgtgttcgagactcctcatcgaggGTGATTGATGCGGGGCGTGGGTTACTCGTGTGAGGCAGAGCCCATAGATTTGGGGCTcacaaggagggttcggccgaggacttAACCCATGgacttggggcctgggctatgagataaatggattaattcgccatgctctaacagttcgagcttttatagcaagtggttaattgtcctgcgtcaaattggtatcagagcgagaggtcttgtgtttgagacccctcaccaggggtgattaatgtggagacattttcacaccgagctcgagtggggtagcctgtgggatgcaagggcacactcggggtgggtggcccgcataacccatggatttggagcctGTGGAGGGGGGTGACTTGTGTGAGGCGGAGcccatgaatttggggcccacgagggggtgaaacccatggatttggggctcatgaggagggttcggccgaggacctaacccattgACTTGAGGCCTAGgctatgaaataaagggattaattcgccacgctctaatagttcgagcttttagagcaagtggttaattgtcctgcgtcaaattggtatcagagcgaagtgaggtggcctatgggatgcagggtttattttgcaaactgtggcccacctgaccagtggatcaatgtgattcttgggctagggcatcaatatagtggtgccctTCTTTGGATCccagacctatcatgccatgctagcacatgtgtggcatgtaggTGGGCTTTATGGCATACGCGTGGCATGCAGGGTTAGCAAAGCTCAACATACAAAAGTGCGTCTAAGTGAATTTAAGTGAGCGTAAGCACGTCTAAGCACATCTAAGTGAGCATATGCACATCGAACTTCATCCAAGTGCAATGTACTTGGATGCACTTAGACCACACTTATATGCGTCTAGACACATGAGTTGTATCTGAAGCTTAAAGTACCAAGCGTTGTATTGACTCACGATGAATCACACTTCCACTCATGGAATtgaagatttttatttatttatttatttatttttttccttttacaggTTTTACAACACACTAACAGAAATTCAATCTTCATTCACGAGACAATGCACATTCATCTTCTTCCGAGAACGGACTCCATTCTCACCGCGGAATTCAAAAATATGAGAACCGAGGATTCATTCTAGTGCATTGGATCTTAGCATTTGGGAAGATTAGGGTTTTGGAAAACgttgagaagaggagagagaaggaCGCACCTGAGAGGTCGACTCCTTGCAGGGTTAGGGTTTGTATGGCATCTTCGAGGGCTTCGGAAGGATCCATGCCCAGATCTTCCATGTTTTCTCTCACCAGTCCTTCGAACGCTTCCTGTGAGATCGTACGGACGGTCTTGGAAGGGGCCATCTCGATCCGGCCGTCGTTAGACGGCAGATGCTGCTGGGCGAAATGATATCGGAGTGCGTTTTCTTCTGGAAATAGTCTGGGATCGCAGCAGAGAGCTTAGTAGGGGGAGAGTGAGGACAGCGGTCGTCGGTTGTAgttgtttgaaattttgaaagtGGGTGATTCTTGAGCCAAGGGGCTAGATTGACTATAGTATAGTAGAAATTGTTGGATCATTCATCTGGACTGTTCAtcgtgtggagcccactttaaTGCTTGAGCATTTGAAGAATTGCTTTGAGCGAATGACTACAACCATTTGATCGATagttgggaaaatggatggtccatggtGCTCAAACTAGAAAGGGTCGTCCATCGATCTGGACTGTTCACTGTAGGACCTACCTTTGATGGTCGCAACCCTCAAACATCACTTGGACCACACAATTCTAAAAATACAATCGATTTGTAAGAAAATGGACGATGCATATTGATTATGTTGGAAAAGGTCCTGATTGTTCACTACCTCCGATTGTCCGTGATTCTAAAGAGCTACTTTGTTCGGATGATTTCAACGATCCCATCAATGGACAATGGgcaggaaaatggatggtccagatcgattGCAATGAAAATGATATGATCATTGACGCGGATCATCCATAATGTGGGCCACGTTTGCTCTTTAGAGTTCATTTTCATCTCCCGAAAATTACGAGAAATAGAGGGAAACGCAAGTACTAATGTAGGAGAGAGCTTTGTTTTATGTCCCAAATATCATTGCTGCAACGTTTGCAATTGCAAAATcagggaaaggaaaagaaaaaaaaaaaatcattcttacTAAAGATAGTTTGGATGCTCATAATTGAAATACAGTGGAATCCAAATCATATGGTAAGTAGAATTGATGCAAATTGGAACCCAAACAGTGGAATCCAAATCATATGGTAAGTAGAATTGATGGGCATTGGAATCTTCAATTATATTTGGATATTTgtaattaaaatatattaaaattaaaaaattgtatttggatgcctgtaattaGAATATATTAAGTAAGATTCAATAAACCAAATTAGTAGAAGTAAAATAAGTAAATTAGCTTGGGTGGGCTACAAAAGTGGGTGcactttttgaaaatcaaatcaTTTTTTTACATTTGCATCTGATTCTTAACCTTCTAGGCGGATTTCAATTCACTCGGTTTTGCTGGATTCCAATTATCATTGTTTACCCATCAACAAATGATCCTTTTTGCCCAAATGCATCTATTTACTACCAATGACAATTGTTTGCCATCAACCAAACGACCTTGAGATTAACATTTCGTCCCTAGTGATAGTTAAAGTctaaaatgagcattttggtatAAACAACTATCTAAATATTGAAATCAGGAGATCCTCAACAAAGATTAAACATGAAAttgcaatttattattattatttttttccttttttcttttgggtATTAATGAGATTATTGGCCTGTGACATTTGTTAATTGTTGTAGAGAATTTCAATCACAATGGTGAAAAAGGATGAGAGGGGTCGCCTCGCCTCATTTCTCTAGTACTCCAAAGCCATAAACCTTACCATTAATTATCGGAGATAAAGATGGGTTGATGATGTACTCTTGGATCTGATTAATCTATTGTATTTCCTCGTCCAATTAATCCACTACTCGAGGAGGTTCATAGCTCTCATTTGTCTTCAAAGATAAACTTCACTTGCCggtgttaaattttttttggagAAACTTTCATTCACAATCTCTGGTACCCCAAGTTCCGCTGGATACCGCGAAGTAAATCATGGCTCAGGAGGATGTTATTTGTGATATATTTTATTTGGaataaaatcagcttgattttgaCTAATGAAAATGGCATTGTTTGAAGTATTGATATCGTTACAAGTTTTGCTGGCTGAAGATGTGAAAACAACATCGATATCGTTGATTTCCATAAATGTAAGGAAACATGGGAaatgatgatttttttaataGAACTTTAAGAGCTGTTAAGATACAAATATTTACATATATaggaacaaaaaagaaaaataaaaaagaaaaagaaaaaaatacacatataataaaattttatttaattggACTTAATTAAGAGTATATGCTattgtaagaaattagtccaataATAACACAGTAATCGCTTAAATCTCGTAAAACTGATTAATAAACAAAGAAACATTCATAATGCATTCATACTTAATGCATCCATATATAAATAAGCATATAAACACAATACACACTAATGATAATCCAGCCATCGACctatcccatccaaccatccatctatcaAACCagtaaaccatccatccatcacatccATGCAACCATTTAAACATCAATCCatcctatctatctatctatctatccatGCAACCATCTAAACATCAATCCATCCTatctatctatccatccaaccatccatcctatcctatcctatcctatccatccaaccatccatcctagCCTATCCTATCCATCTAACCAACTAAACATGTTTTTAGTAAATAAATTTTAGACAACATcaatacattgatgatattatcaaaatattgctGATGCACTAGTGATACAAGCAACACTtaaaatttacatagtcaaaTATATTAACAATACATTggagatatcgatacattggcaatgcAAACAATGCATGAATTTTACATTGTCGtaaatattggcaatattgatacataTCTGATGGTAATATATCGGTGAtacctaattattattattatttttaatatactGATAGTGTTATTGATATAACTGAGGTGGAGATACAAATAATATGATACTCTAAATAATGGACGATGGCTTTCATCCTTGCACCATAAGACAAGTTAGTTGTGATTTTATAGAGCTCATGTGTTGAAGATATAAGTTTGAATTGGTCCAGAAAATCCACATTATTACCGTTTAGTAATAAGATTATCAAAGCAAAGATCACAAGTGCTTTGATTTCCAAGTTATGAAAACATGCAATTATTCCTATCTCGAATCAGCATAGGTGCATAATTCATTTGATGAatcttttagggcgtgtttggattcacgttttggttgtattgtattCTATCTGGTACTGTTCACGTATACGTTGGGCGATATTCATAATACATCTAGCAGAGacgtgccactaaccaatgtttggataagaTGTAATACTctagcatgtatacaatttcatgtCAGATCAGTGTTTGGAAACGATTGGATAAGGGCCACACGATGTATATACGTgtgtgtagtggggcccattcactgttccattgaatgatctgagccgttcattcacttcagagggtgggCATTATTCTTGCGTAGGTGTCCTTTCGTTTCTATGCAAACTATTGtagaatctcaaccgttaaacatgAAATGGACGACGGAGTAAACACCCTCATGGGCCACGCTGATTTCACTCTAAAAGCACTCCCTTTCggatggtttttcgtcctaaaTCCAGTGGACATAGTGGATTTTCCAAGAAGCTTCAATAAGTAGGCCAC contains:
- the LOC131235417 gene encoding uncharacterized protein LOC131235417, with product MAPSKTVRTISQEAFEGLVRENMEDLGMDPSEALEDAIQTLTLQGVDLSGIVTCVPGVTSIKDYPVIQSLDGLKGIAANLVSLSSQDNDKPSATKPSNQKVEELNTIVDLEQMIELLDKLYALCSIEGSSDASIATRNGGVELVTSICAALQARHERPLVSALKALSTFIHDLQSTETFRQSGGPKIVVDILNNYRENKDILDSGFSVVAAAATGNEILKEIFMDLKIDELLVQIMREQTKGNIHSLYDALRVLLTPDDNRVLASQVFGYARRFAKIGIAGIVVDALREGVNSPCLASASIALKAVAVNDEICKSIAECGGIDVVLQCIDDSGAQNNKAVASACCSLLSKLAGSDANKSAIVQKGGLDRLIKLSSIFSEDPSVLQEIMSIIWILSLRSPESAARAMEAGAGDFAIQAMQKFPAASQMQKQSCLMIRNLVVRNSENRTILLGNGIEKIIRKAKQNHDNCKDAAAAALRDLGLDDYNS